A stretch of the Cryptosporangium minutisporangium genome encodes the following:
- a CDS encoding response regulator transcription factor has translation MTAGRTLRVAIADDAALFREGLRLLLEAAGVEVVHQARDGTELLSLVDGDVPDVVILDIRMAPHPEGGLDTAEKLRERHPQLGILMLSQYAEAPYLMRLLKRLGSSGLGYRLKDQVADVETLRGALLRIVAGETVVEPELVDRLAAEGPHELDRLSAREMDVLRSMAEGHSNEGIAAELHLTTKTVENNIARIFTKLDLPADTTQNRRVIAVLRYFRAQRS, from the coding sequence GTGACCGCCGGAAGGACGTTGCGGGTAGCGATCGCCGACGACGCCGCGCTGTTCCGCGAAGGTCTGCGCCTACTGCTCGAGGCGGCCGGCGTCGAGGTCGTCCACCAGGCGCGGGACGGTACCGAGTTGCTGTCGCTGGTGGACGGCGACGTGCCGGACGTCGTCATCCTGGACATCCGGATGGCCCCGCATCCGGAGGGCGGCCTGGACACCGCCGAGAAACTGCGGGAGCGCCATCCGCAGCTCGGCATCCTGATGCTCTCCCAGTACGCCGAAGCGCCGTACCTGATGCGCCTGCTCAAGCGGCTGGGGTCGAGCGGCCTCGGCTACCGGCTCAAGGACCAGGTCGCCGACGTCGAGACGCTCCGCGGTGCGCTGCTGCGGATCGTGGCCGGTGAGACCGTGGTGGAGCCGGAGCTGGTCGACCGCCTCGCCGCGGAAGGGCCGCACGAGTTGGATCGGCTGTCCGCCCGGGAGATGGACGTCCTCCGGTCGATGGCCGAGGGGCACTCGAACGAGGGCATCGCGGCCGAGCTGCACCTGACCACGAAGACCGTGGAGAACAACATCGCCCGAATCTTCACCAAGCTCGACCTGCCCGCCGACACGACCCAGAACCGCCGCGTGATCGCCGTCCTCCGGTACTTCCGCGCCCAGCGCAGTTAG
- a CDS encoding sensor histidine kinase: MQLNPSQPPAFSEVTRPQQPPVGPGSPTTRLSREQLAGRATRTSRSRFLVTAAAVTVAVGVLAAELQRPLWGTQPLFAAANTLVASAFGLLGVLLNGLRPGVGARPAAWVVGGLLWSGGAPVLADLTSTLPIVVVDVVLALLATAIVATTLRVRLYQLDVVEQVAKLPRPITGTAVQTTLRRSLGDPRLEVHYWLPGGGTYVDADGHTVTGRDDRLVVDVVGPARDPVAVVYVDVQHVRFRDQVAATMTLIGPALEAARLNAVASAHGVQSRALEAGWAERRELEQLLHDGAQTRLSALTMRLGAARSRTDAQAGQVLADAQAQLGLALRELRELAHGIHSTTLTESGLGVAVESAAGRYGIPVRVVVPPGRFAPTAEALAYYVVCWMLTAYIHRADGVVDVIATTDGVRLRLRITGRTDPCARRLTADEALESSIALRVRAAGGALSITELPTADFVVDVDLPC; the protein is encoded by the coding sequence GTGCAACTGAACCCGTCCCAGCCTCCGGCCTTCTCCGAGGTCACGCGACCTCAGCAGCCGCCGGTCGGACCGGGTTCACCGACGACCCGGCTCAGCCGTGAGCAGCTGGCCGGACGAGCCACACGGACGAGCCGTTCCCGCTTCCTCGTCACCGCAGCCGCGGTGACGGTCGCGGTCGGCGTGCTCGCCGCCGAGCTCCAACGTCCGCTCTGGGGCACCCAGCCACTGTTCGCGGCGGCGAACACGCTGGTCGCGTCGGCCTTCGGGTTGCTCGGCGTTCTCCTGAACGGGCTGCGGCCGGGCGTCGGCGCTCGGCCTGCGGCCTGGGTCGTGGGCGGGCTGCTCTGGTCGGGCGGCGCCCCGGTCCTGGCCGACCTGACGTCGACGCTTCCGATCGTGGTGGTCGACGTGGTGCTCGCGCTGCTGGCCACTGCGATCGTCGCCACGACGCTGCGCGTCCGGCTGTACCAGCTCGACGTCGTCGAGCAGGTCGCGAAGCTGCCCCGGCCGATCACCGGGACCGCGGTGCAGACGACGCTCCGGCGGTCGCTCGGCGATCCCCGGCTGGAGGTCCACTACTGGCTGCCCGGCGGGGGCACGTACGTCGACGCCGACGGCCACACCGTGACCGGACGCGACGACCGACTGGTGGTGGACGTCGTCGGCCCCGCCAGGGACCCGGTGGCGGTGGTGTACGTCGACGTCCAGCACGTGCGGTTCCGCGACCAGGTAGCCGCCACTATGACGTTGATCGGCCCGGCGTTGGAGGCCGCGCGGCTGAACGCGGTGGCGAGCGCACACGGGGTCCAGTCCCGAGCGTTGGAGGCGGGGTGGGCCGAACGCCGCGAGCTGGAGCAGCTGCTGCACGACGGTGCTCAGACCCGTCTGTCCGCACTCACGATGCGGCTGGGTGCCGCCCGCAGCCGCACCGACGCGCAGGCCGGGCAGGTGCTCGCCGACGCGCAGGCCCAGCTCGGCCTGGCTCTGCGGGAGCTGCGGGAGCTGGCGCACGGCATCCACTCCACGACGCTCACCGAGTCCGGTCTGGGGGTGGCGGTGGAGTCGGCCGCCGGCCGCTACGGGATCCCGGTGCGCGTCGTGGTCCCCCCGGGCCGGTTCGCGCCGACGGCGGAAGCACTCGCCTACTACGTGGTCTGCTGGATGCTCACTGCGTACATCCACCGAGCGGACGGGGTGGTCGACGTGATCGCGACGACCGACGGCGTCCGCCTGCGGTTACGGATCACCGGCCGGACCGACCCCTGCGCCCGGCGACTCACCGCCGACGAGGCGCTGGAGAGCTCGATCGCCCTCCGGGTGCGGGCGGCGGGCGGGGCCCTTTCGATCACCGAGCTGCCGACCGCGGACTTCGTCGTCGACGTCGATCTCCCGTGCTGA
- a CDS encoding nitronate monooxygenase, which translates to MPTLPVTELPIVQSPMAGGATTPELVAAVTEAGALGFVAAGYLTAGQLHDRIAAVRDRTRAPFGVNLFAPWPDRANAQAIDAYAGRIAPDADRLGVALGAPRWDDDDWAAKVELLLADPLPVVSLTFGCPADGTIAALQRAGSAVAVTVTTADEARSAVAAGADALLLQGAEAGAHRGAWTPDAEPVPLDTLLAEVRPLTDVPLVAAGGLADADAVRRVLTAGASYAQVGTALLRAPESGASEPHKAALASAAETTITRAFTGRRARGLVNAFIRDHGPAEIEAYPQVHHLTRPLRAAATKAGDPDRMALWAGTGHASAQVAPAGAIIRALTP; encoded by the coding sequence GTGCCGACGCTGCCCGTCACCGAGCTGCCGATCGTCCAGTCGCCGATGGCGGGCGGGGCGACCACCCCCGAGCTGGTCGCGGCGGTCACCGAGGCCGGCGCGCTGGGGTTCGTCGCCGCCGGTTACCTGACCGCGGGCCAGCTGCACGACCGGATCGCCGCGGTTCGCGATCGCACCCGCGCGCCGTTCGGCGTGAACTTGTTCGCGCCCTGGCCGGACCGGGCGAACGCCCAAGCGATCGACGCCTACGCCGGCCGCATCGCACCGGACGCCGACCGGCTCGGCGTGGCGCTCGGTGCTCCCCGTTGGGACGACGACGACTGGGCGGCCAAGGTCGAGTTGCTGCTGGCCGATCCGCTGCCGGTGGTCAGCCTGACGTTCGGTTGCCCCGCCGACGGCACGATCGCCGCTCTTCAGCGCGCCGGCTCGGCGGTCGCGGTCACCGTCACCACCGCCGACGAGGCGAGAAGCGCCGTCGCGGCGGGCGCCGACGCGCTGCTCCTGCAGGGAGCCGAGGCCGGTGCGCACCGTGGCGCCTGGACGCCGGACGCCGAGCCGGTTCCGCTGGACACCCTGCTCGCCGAGGTCCGCCCGCTCACCGACGTCCCGCTGGTCGCCGCCGGTGGCCTCGCCGACGCGGACGCCGTCCGACGCGTCCTCACGGCAGGCGCGTCCTACGCCCAAGTGGGCACCGCACTCCTCCGGGCGCCGGAGAGTGGGGCGTCCGAGCCGCACAAGGCCGCCCTGGCGAGCGCCGCGGAGACCACGATCACCAGGGCCTTCACCGGGCGCCGCGCCCGCGGCCTGGTCAACGCGTTCATCCGGGATCACGGCCCGGCGGAGATCGAGGCCTACCCGCAGGTCCACCACCTGACCCGGCCGCTGCGCGCCGCCGCCACCAAGGCCGGTGACCCCGACCGGATGGCACTGTGGGCAGGCACCGGGCACGCGTCCGCGCAGGTCGCTCCGGCCGGCGCCATCATCCGCGCCCTCACCCCCTGA
- a CDS encoding alpha/beta fold hydrolase, whose protein sequence is MARITVPNGELFLDERGQGTPVVLLHGGLLDHRMWDATVERLAAAHRVIRYDARSHGRSTSAAGDYSPAEDLRAVLGAAAPEGAAVVGLSLGARTAIDFALRWPDLVERLVLVSPGASGMEFADPFIVDLQAQQVEAVQRADADGFVESFLRMWVDGPQRRPDETDPGVRAACRRMAMTVATDHYTAHGALLEDRAVDRLAELRPPLLVVTGALDSTDILRLSDAIIDAVPGAAAVRIPTAAHTVPLDTPDAFHAAVVPFLAAREPQGQR, encoded by the coding sequence ATGGCGAGGATCACTGTGCCGAATGGGGAGCTGTTTCTCGACGAGCGCGGACAGGGCACACCCGTCGTGCTGCTGCACGGTGGTCTCCTCGATCATCGGATGTGGGACGCCACCGTCGAGCGGCTCGCCGCCGCTCACCGGGTGATCCGATACGACGCGCGGTCGCACGGCCGATCGACGTCGGCCGCGGGAGACTACTCGCCGGCCGAGGACCTCAGGGCAGTGCTCGGGGCGGCGGCGCCGGAGGGTGCCGCGGTGGTCGGGCTCTCGCTCGGCGCCAGGACAGCGATCGACTTCGCCCTGCGGTGGCCGGATCTGGTCGAGCGGCTGGTGCTGGTGTCGCCGGGGGCCAGCGGGATGGAGTTCGCCGACCCGTTCATCGTGGACCTGCAGGCCCAACAGGTCGAGGCGGTGCAGCGCGCCGACGCGGACGGGTTCGTGGAGTCGTTCCTGCGGATGTGGGTCGACGGGCCGCAGCGTCGGCCGGACGAGACCGATCCGGGCGTCCGAGCGGCCTGCCGCCGGATGGCGATGACGGTGGCGACGGATCACTACACCGCGCACGGCGCGCTGCTGGAGGACCGGGCCGTCGACCGGCTCGCCGAGCTGCGTCCGCCGCTGCTGGTGGTGACCGGTGCGTTGGACTCCACCGACATCCTCAGGCTGTCCGACGCGATCATCGACGCTGTGCCGGGGGCCGCCGCCGTGCGGATCCCGACGGCGGCGCACACGGTTCCTCTGGACACCCCGGACGCGTTCCACGCCGCGGTGGTGCCGTTCTTGGCGGCGCGCGAACCTCAGGGCCAGCGATAG
- a CDS encoding DUF6300 family protein: MVYCPRCGGPALLAVEVGSSESAVLCAQCDLDHPTGGPVVLWFAVNGRINTPAQVEELAALLLPWVETVSPPSVDGTALQATVDAWAASVAAPTATGAGLMCDFCEAAVPRWAYRAGPAVSVPAGDWFACDDCRPYVDAREWAALAGMVGGDRTEAWVAFADAEPRAARPWPPRARIYRWP; the protein is encoded by the coding sequence CTGTGGAGGTCGGGTCGTCGGAGAGCGCGGTGCTGTGCGCGCAGTGCGACCTGGACCATCCGACGGGTGGTCCGGTCGTGCTGTGGTTCGCCGTGAACGGCCGGATCAACACCCCCGCCCAGGTCGAGGAGCTGGCCGCGCTGCTGCTGCCGTGGGTGGAGACGGTCTCGCCGCCCTCGGTGGACGGCACCGCGCTGCAGGCGACGGTGGACGCGTGGGCAGCGTCCGTAGCGGCCCCGACGGCGACCGGCGCGGGGCTGATGTGCGACTTCTGCGAAGCCGCGGTGCCGCGCTGGGCCTACCGGGCGGGTCCCGCGGTCTCGGTTCCGGCGGGTGACTGGTTCGCCTGCGACGACTGCCGCCCCTACGTGGACGCCCGGGAGTGGGCGGCGCTGGCCGGCATGGTGGGCGGCGACCGCACCGAGGCGTGGGTGGCTTTCGCGGACGCCGAACCCCGCGCCGCCCGCCCGTGGCCACCGCGGGCTCGGATCTATCGCTGGCCCTGA